A section of the Osmia lignaria lignaria isolate PbOS001 chromosome 16, iyOsmLign1, whole genome shotgun sequence genome encodes:
- the PIP5K59B gene encoding phosphatidylinositol 4-phosphate 5-kinase 59B isoform X10, which produces MASGDNVDVIEVVETSFTGPAQVTEDHLRPEQSTDEDNKSTGDKVTAFDGSVIQHGPGGPKTPAGVSRNKSERERKIGHRRVGVGGEITYKKIQTTQIMGSIQLGIQHAVGGLASKPERDLLMQDFMTVETTNFPSEGSNHTPAHHFSEFKFKNYAPIAFRYFRDLFGIQPDDFLMSMCSAPLRELSNPGASGSIFYLTDDDEFIIKTVQHKEGEFLQTLLPGYYMNLNQNPRTLLPKFFGLYCYRCNSKNVRLVAMNNLLPSAVKLHQKYDLKGSTYKRKASKSERSKSSPTYKDLDFMEHHPEGIFLEADTYNALVKTIQRDCRVLESFKIMDYSLLVGIHNLDQAAREKAEQRLSASAEEEVGEVGGESAGFIQAERERDREDRIGTSALNRSRSINRQRLVAHSTAMESIQAESEPIDEEDDVPSPGGIPARNARGERLLLFLGIIDILQSYRLKKKLEHTWKSMIHDGDTVSVHRPGFYAQRFQDFMAKTVFKKIPSLDLPEIKGNHRKFRNLVTSYIALKHSPSKRKSITRPLRPLDGDFDSTAVPTTGTSTMHATSPTKAVSPTDPAISTSSTVMSTSSAPIATSTPVNFAAGTVSPPPLTLAAVPAPPHQEQPVQPTSTAKVTTYPAVLKGRTAASPPIPNLVPSGKIPPPVPPRGTGQSRTTRSSEEHRGPATTATLSTSSITSSRGGTLPSTCSTPPPPFDDAVRSNDQTLASGGHPQHGATATVLTSSLSTPQSKQNRVPHHVTLTKTYHDAVSISDVHLESSGSGSGSGGRETKSSLSVESGGSSRGGGGLTWTPPAGSAEGSTPTWTEGTPSFTESSSSGDAGCPTTPIRGSQRHDDGGRIAATVEEALASLTTEMEILQQE; this is translated from the exons ATAAATCTACAGGGGATAAGGTGACAGCGTTTGAC GGTTCTGTAATACAACATGGCCCAGGTGGACCGAAAACCCCTGCGGGGGTGTCGAGGAACAAGTCAGAGCGAGAGAGGAAGATCGGACACAGAAGAGTTGGAGTGGGAGGTGAAATCACGTACAAAAAG ATCCAAACGACACAAATCATGGGATCCATACAATTGGGGATACAGCATGCTGTCGGTGGTTTGGCGAGCAAACCGGAACGTGATTTGTTGATGCAAGATTTCATGACCGTAGAGACGACGAATTTTCCGAGCGAGGGATCAAACCATACTCCTGCTCATCATTTCTCCGAGTTTAAGTTCAAGAATTACGCACCCATTGCATTTCGTTACTTCCGAGATCTCTTTGGCATTCAACCAGACGACTTTTTA ATGTCGATGTGTAGCGCACCGTTGCGCGAATTATCGAATCCCGGAGCTAGTGGAAGTATCTTTTATCTAACAGATGATGATGAGTTTATCATAAAGACTGTACAACACAAGGAAGGAGAGTTTCTGCAAACCCTTCTTCCTGGATATTACATG AATTTAAATCAAAATCCAAGAACGTTATTGCCAAAGTTCTTCGGGTTGTATTGCTATCGATGTAATAGTAAAAATGTTAGATTAGTCGCCATGAATAATCTTCTGCCGTCGGCGGTGAAACTTCATCAGAAATATGATTTGAAAGGATCGACGTATAAAAGAAAG GCATCAAAATCAGAGAGATCCAAATCCTCTCCGACGTATAAGGATTTGGATTTCATGGAGCACCATCCAGAAGGGATCTTTTTGGAAGCTGATACTTACAACGCGTTGGTTAAAACTATACAGAGAGATTGTCGGGTGTTGGAAAGCTTCAAAATCATGGATTATTCGTTACTCGTTGGTATTCACAACCTTGATCAGGCTGCGAGAGAAAAAGCG GAACAGAGATTATCGGCGAGCGCGGAAGAAGAAGTTGGTGAAGTTGGAGGTGAGAGTGCGGGATTCATTCAGGCTGAAAGAGAGCGTGACAGAGAGGACAGAATAGGAACCAGCGCTTTGAATCGATCACGAAGCATAAACCGACAAAGGTTGGTTGCGCACAGTACCGCTATGGAGAGTATTCAGGCTGAAAGCGAGCCGATAGACGAGGAGGACGATGTACC CAGTCCAGGTGGCATTCCTGCTCGCAACGCTCGCGGTGAACGCCTGTTACTCTTCCTTGGTATCATTGATATTTTGCAAAGTTACAGGCTCAAGAAAAAGCTCGAGCATACATGGAAATCAATGATACACGATGGT GACACCGTGTCAGTGCATCGGCCAGGTTTTTACGCGCAGCGTTTTCAAGATTTCATGGCTAAGACAGTATTCAAGAAGATACCGTCAC TGGACCTGCCTGAGATTAAGGGGAATCATCGCAAATTCCGTAACCTCGTCACCAGCTACATAG CATTGAAACATTCCCCGTCGAAGAGGAAAAGCATAACCAGGCCGCTTAGGCCCCTCGATGGAGACTTCGATTCTACCG CGGTGCCGACAACCGGAACTTCGACAATGCATGCTACGTCACCCACGAAGGCTG TGAGCCCGACAGACCCTGCGATCAGCACGAGCAGCACCGTGATGTCTACCAGTTCCGCGCCGATCGCCACTTCTACCCCGGTTAACTTCGCCGCTGGCACGGTGAGCCCACCTCCGTTGACCTTGGCCGCCGTTCCGGCTCCTCCTCATCAAGAGCAACCAGTCCAGCCGACCTCGACGGCCAAGGTCACAACATATCCAGCCGTCCTGAAGGGCCGAACAGCCGCCAGTCCACCGATTCCGAATCTAGTACCCTCCGGCAAGATTCCGCCCCCTGTTCCACCAAGAGGCACCGGTCAATCGAGGACCACGAGGTCCTCCGAGGAGCACCGTGGCCCCGCAACAACGGCCACCCTATCGACGTCCTCGATCACATCCAGCCGAG GTGGCACCCTTCCTTCCACCTGTTCCACCCCGCCCCCGCCCTTTGACGATGCAGTGCGCTCAAACGACCAAACTCTGGCTTCCGGTGGTCATCCTCAACACGGTGCAACGGCCACCGTCTTAACCAGTAGCCTGAGCACCCCACAGTCCAAGCAGAACAGGGTCCCTCACCACGTCACTCTTACGAAGACTTATCACGATGCTGTGAG CATATCCGACGTGCACTTAGAAAGCAGTGGTAGCGGAAGCGGCAGTGGTGGTAGGGAAACAAAGTCGTCGTTGAGCGTCGAAAGTGGCGGAAGTAGTCGAGGTGGAGGTGGTTTGACATGGACACCACCGGCGGGCAGCGCGGAAGGTTCGACGCCCACCTGGACAGAGGGAACTCCGTCCTTTACCGAAAGCTCCAGCAGCGGTGACGCAG GTTGCCCGACGACACCGATCAGGGGTAGTCAACGTCACGACGACGGAGGGAGGATCGCGGCCACCGTGGAAGAGGCGTTAGCCAGTCTCACCACCGAAATG
- the PIP5K59B gene encoding phosphatidylinositol 4-phosphate 5-kinase 59B isoform X1 produces MASGDNVDVIEVVETSFTGPAQVTEDHLRPEQSTDEDNKSTGDKVTAFDGSVIQHGPGGPKTPAGVSRNKSERERKIGHRRVGVGGEITYKKIQTTQIMGSIQLGIQHAVGGLASKPERDLLMQDFMTVETTNFPSEGSNHTPAHHFSEFKFKNYAPIAFRYFRDLFGIQPDDFLMSMCSAPLRELSNPGASGSIFYLTDDDEFIIKTVQHKEGEFLQTLLPGYYMNLNQNPRTLLPKFFGLYCYRCNSKNVRLVAMNNLLPSAVKLHQKYDLKGSTYKRKASKSERSKSSPTYKDLDFMEHHPEGIFLEADTYNALVKTIQRDCRVLESFKIMDYSLLVGIHNLDQAAREKAQEQRLSASAEEEVGEVGGESAGFIQAERERDREDRIGTSALNRSRSINRQRLVAHSTAMESIQAESEPIDEEDDVPSPGGIPARNARGERLLLFLGIIDILQSYRLKKKLEHTWKSMIHDGDTVSVHRPGFYAQRFQDFMAKTVFKKIPSLDLPEIKGNHRKFRNLVTSYIALKHSPSKRKSITRPLRPLDGDFDSTAVPTTGTSTMHATSPTKAVSPTDPAISTSSTVMSTSSAPIATSTPVNFAAGTVSPPPLTLAAVPAPPHQEQPVQPTSTAKVTTYPAVLKGRTAASPPIPNLVPSGKIPPPVPPRGTGQSRTTRSSEEHRGPATTATLSTSSITSSRGGTLPSTCSTPPPPFDDAVRSNDQTLASGGHPQHGATATVLTSSLSTPQSKQNRVPHHVTLTKTYHDAVSISDVHLESSGSGSGSGGRETKSSLSVESGGSSRGGGGLTWTPPAGSAEGSTPTWTEGTPSFTESSSSGDAGCPTTPIRGSQRHDDGGRIAATVEEALASLTTEMRRTNGNAKDVEQRSSLSMYTQVRTSFKRASMNRISMMRNMQRVLSIQRREL; encoded by the exons ATAAATCTACAGGGGATAAGGTGACAGCGTTTGAC GGTTCTGTAATACAACATGGCCCAGGTGGACCGAAAACCCCTGCGGGGGTGTCGAGGAACAAGTCAGAGCGAGAGAGGAAGATCGGACACAGAAGAGTTGGAGTGGGAGGTGAAATCACGTACAAAAAG ATCCAAACGACACAAATCATGGGATCCATACAATTGGGGATACAGCATGCTGTCGGTGGTTTGGCGAGCAAACCGGAACGTGATTTGTTGATGCAAGATTTCATGACCGTAGAGACGACGAATTTTCCGAGCGAGGGATCAAACCATACTCCTGCTCATCATTTCTCCGAGTTTAAGTTCAAGAATTACGCACCCATTGCATTTCGTTACTTCCGAGATCTCTTTGGCATTCAACCAGACGACTTTTTA ATGTCGATGTGTAGCGCACCGTTGCGCGAATTATCGAATCCCGGAGCTAGTGGAAGTATCTTTTATCTAACAGATGATGATGAGTTTATCATAAAGACTGTACAACACAAGGAAGGAGAGTTTCTGCAAACCCTTCTTCCTGGATATTACATG AATTTAAATCAAAATCCAAGAACGTTATTGCCAAAGTTCTTCGGGTTGTATTGCTATCGATGTAATAGTAAAAATGTTAGATTAGTCGCCATGAATAATCTTCTGCCGTCGGCGGTGAAACTTCATCAGAAATATGATTTGAAAGGATCGACGTATAAAAGAAAG GCATCAAAATCAGAGAGATCCAAATCCTCTCCGACGTATAAGGATTTGGATTTCATGGAGCACCATCCAGAAGGGATCTTTTTGGAAGCTGATACTTACAACGCGTTGGTTAAAACTATACAGAGAGATTGTCGGGTGTTGGAAAGCTTCAAAATCATGGATTATTCGTTACTCGTTGGTATTCACAACCTTGATCAGGCTGCGAGAGAAAAAGCG CAGGAACAGAGATTATCGGCGAGCGCGGAAGAAGAAGTTGGTGAAGTTGGAGGTGAGAGTGCGGGATTCATTCAGGCTGAAAGAGAGCGTGACAGAGAGGACAGAATAGGAACCAGCGCTTTGAATCGATCACGAAGCATAAACCGACAAAGGTTGGTTGCGCACAGTACCGCTATGGAGAGTATTCAGGCTGAAAGCGAGCCGATAGACGAGGAGGACGATGTACC CAGTCCAGGTGGCATTCCTGCTCGCAACGCTCGCGGTGAACGCCTGTTACTCTTCCTTGGTATCATTGATATTTTGCAAAGTTACAGGCTCAAGAAAAAGCTCGAGCATACATGGAAATCAATGATACACGATGGT GACACCGTGTCAGTGCATCGGCCAGGTTTTTACGCGCAGCGTTTTCAAGATTTCATGGCTAAGACAGTATTCAAGAAGATACCGTCAC TGGACCTGCCTGAGATTAAGGGGAATCATCGCAAATTCCGTAACCTCGTCACCAGCTACATAG CATTGAAACATTCCCCGTCGAAGAGGAAAAGCATAACCAGGCCGCTTAGGCCCCTCGATGGAGACTTCGATTCTACCG CGGTGCCGACAACCGGAACTTCGACAATGCATGCTACGTCACCCACGAAGGCTG TGAGCCCGACAGACCCTGCGATCAGCACGAGCAGCACCGTGATGTCTACCAGTTCCGCGCCGATCGCCACTTCTACCCCGGTTAACTTCGCCGCTGGCACGGTGAGCCCACCTCCGTTGACCTTGGCCGCCGTTCCGGCTCCTCCTCATCAAGAGCAACCAGTCCAGCCGACCTCGACGGCCAAGGTCACAACATATCCAGCCGTCCTGAAGGGCCGAACAGCCGCCAGTCCACCGATTCCGAATCTAGTACCCTCCGGCAAGATTCCGCCCCCTGTTCCACCAAGAGGCACCGGTCAATCGAGGACCACGAGGTCCTCCGAGGAGCACCGTGGCCCCGCAACAACGGCCACCCTATCGACGTCCTCGATCACATCCAGCCGAG GTGGCACCCTTCCTTCCACCTGTTCCACCCCGCCCCCGCCCTTTGACGATGCAGTGCGCTCAAACGACCAAACTCTGGCTTCCGGTGGTCATCCTCAACACGGTGCAACGGCCACCGTCTTAACCAGTAGCCTGAGCACCCCACAGTCCAAGCAGAACAGGGTCCCTCACCACGTCACTCTTACGAAGACTTATCACGATGCTGTGAG CATATCCGACGTGCACTTAGAAAGCAGTGGTAGCGGAAGCGGCAGTGGTGGTAGGGAAACAAAGTCGTCGTTGAGCGTCGAAAGTGGCGGAAGTAGTCGAGGTGGAGGTGGTTTGACATGGACACCACCGGCGGGCAGCGCGGAAGGTTCGACGCCCACCTGGACAGAGGGAACTCCGTCCTTTACCGAAAGCTCCAGCAGCGGTGACGCAG GTTGCCCGACGACACCGATCAGGGGTAGTCAACGTCACGACGACGGAGGGAGGATCGCGGCCACCGTGGAAGAGGCGTTAGCCAGTCTCACCACCGAAATG